In Eucalyptus grandis mitochondrion, complete genome, a single genomic region encodes these proteins:
- the rpl2 gene encoding ribosomal protein L2 (rpl2), with protein MRQRRALRQFTLSTGKSAGRNSSGRITVFHRGGGSKRLQRRIDLKRSTSSMGIVERIEYDPNRSSRIAPVRWIEGVSLRKLNTIEEFAPPPKILEPTTTTIRGLFSFSSLPGKDDKIKVACFSPGLMAAYVVVGLPTRMSPWSKSPFTSKGAGSKKTCAKDVFFSAFSSPKAKGETASLSFGSSFCFPRIAVAGAKPAFFAPRMREDKLRGKNTFSLCEVRKWRTHSILWAHRIKRKAALSWQSFRRQDTLGLVGAAEHNESKPKTDQGSLPAKPIGDGTKDGACKVDRAPVTYIIASHQLETGKMVMNCNWSKPSTSD; from the coding sequence ATGAGACAAAGGAGAGCACTTAGACAATTCACTTTGAGTACAGGGAAGTCTGCTGGTAGGAATTCTTCAGGGCGTATTACGGTTTTTCACCGAGGGGGTGGATCGAAGCGATTGCAGCGAAGAATTGATCTGAAACGAAGCACTTCGTCTATGGGCATTGTAGAAAGGATAGAATATGACCCTAATCGTTCTTCTCGGATCGCTCCAGTACGATGGATTGAGGGGGTCAGCCTGAGGAAATTGAACACGATAGAGGAGTTCGCTCCGCCGCCTAAGATCCTCGAACCTACCACGACCACCATCCGCGGCCTATTTTCGTTCTCTTCCCTGCCCGGAAAGGATGATAAAATAAAGGTAGCTTGCTTCTCTCCTGGACTGATGGCGGCTTATGTAGTGGTCGGCCTTCCTACCAGAATGTCTCCTTGGTCGAAGAGCCCCTTTACTAGTAAGGGCGCAGGAAGCAAAAAAACTTGCGCGAAGGACGTTTTCTTTTCTGCCTTCTCCTCTCCAAAGGCCAAGGGAGAGACTGCATCCCTTTCCTTCGGTAGCTCTTTTTGTTTCCCAAGGATAGCGGTAGCTGGGGCAAAGCCCGCTTTCTTCGCTCCGCGAATGAGAGAGGATAAACTCAGAGGAAAAAACACGTTCTCTCTTTGCGAGGTCCGAAAGTGGAGAACGCATAGCATTCTCTGGGCACATAGGATCAAACGTAAAGCAGCGCTTTCTTGGCAGAGTTTTAGGCGGCAAGATACTTTAGGGCTTGTTGGAGCTGCTGAGCATAACGAATCGAAGCCGAAGACGGATCAAGGTAGCTTGCCTGCCAAGCCGATAGGCGACGGGACGAAGGATGGAGCGTGCAAAGTCGATCGTGCACCTGTC
- the rps7 gene encoding ribosomal protein S7 (rps7) — translation MGGLDGEQKQLIKKLVNFRMKEGKRTRVRAIVYQTFHHPARTEGDVIKLMVDAVANIKPICEVEKVGVAGTIVDVPGIVDKDRQQTLAIRWILEAAFKRRISYRISLEKCSSDEILDAYRKRGIARKKRENLHGLASTNRSFAHFRWW, via the coding sequence ATGGGGGGCTTGGATGGTGAGCAAAAACAATTGATCAAGAAGTTGGTCAACTTTCGGATGAAAGAAGGTAAAAGAACGAGAGTTCGTGCTATTGTTTATCAAACTTTTCATCACCCAGCTCGAACTGAAGGCGATGTAATCAAACTTATGGTTGACGCCGTAGCGAATATAAAGCCCATATGCGAAGTGGAAAAAGTAGGAGTTGCAGGTACTATTGTTGATGTCCCTGGGATTGTAGACAAGGATCGTCAACAAACCTTAGCTATTCGTTGGATCCTTGAAGCAGCTTTCAAACGACGTATAAGCTACAGGATAAGCTTAGAGAAATGTTCATCTGATGAGATACTGGATGCTTACCGAAAGAGGGGAATTGCACGTAAGAAAAGGGAGAATCTTCATGGACTGGCTTCCACCAATCGAAGTTTCGCGCATTTCAGATGGTGGTAA